Proteins found in one Pseudopipra pipra isolate bDixPip1 chromosome 19, bDixPip1.hap1, whole genome shotgun sequence genomic segment:
- the RNF222 gene encoding RING finger protein 222: MSETSSGKESPPPECPVCYEKFQPLEAAHRRLSCGHTFCHDCLVKCLLSAKLDGHVQSSIICPVCRYVTFLSKKRALWPPGAGTNPRALEMPLSPSSLSHLTKAEAGNTLVVPSHFVMPVQSFARCCSAGTNPAEPPGLPAALAREAHIFVISDHGMPLVDTDCSSLGRRSRADTGSLVSSSSALGVKCCQSPMALAVLLILTVAMLAAVLPWLLLVKRDL; this comes from the coding sequence ATGTCTGAGACCTCCTCCGGCAAGGAGAGTCCCCCGCCCGAGTGCCCCGTGTGCTACGAGAAGTTCCAGCCCCTGGAGGCCGCGCACCGGCGGCTCAGCTGCGGCCACACCTTCTGCCACGACTGCCTGGTGAAGTGCCTGCTCTCGGCCAAGCTGGACGGGCACGTCCAGAGCAGCATCATCTGCCCCGTGTGCCGCTATGTCACCTTCCTCAGCAAGAAGAGGGCTCTGTGGCCGCCCGGGGCGGGCACCAACCCCCGGGCACTGGAGATGCCTCTGTCACCGTCCTCCTTGTCCCATCTCACCAAAGCAGAGGCCGGCAACACCCTGGTGGTGCCCAGTCACTTCGTGATGCCGGTGCAGAGCTTTGCCCGGTGCTGCAGCGCAGGGACAAACCCCGCGGAGCCGCCGGGGCTGCCGGCGGCGCTGGCACGGGAAGCCCACATCTTTGTCATCAGCGACCACGGGATGCCTCTGGTGGACACGgactgcagctccctggggaggaggagcagggcagaCACGGGCAGCTTGGTGTCatccagctcagccctgggggtGAAGTGCTGCCAGTCCCCCATGGCCCTCGCtgtcctcctcatcctcaccgTGGCCATGCTGGCGGCTGTgctcccctggctgctgctggtcaAGAGGGACTTGTAG